In the genome of Bradyrhizobium arachidis, one region contains:
- a CDS encoding tetratricopeptide repeat protein, with translation MTCNRKTATLTALWTIGTALILLALPAAAQSPSPAQARQWCFGTDEVSDDQRLAGCSAVLKTNPSHARALANRGETFRRKGEAERALADLNRAIDLDPKDAIAWYNRGIAYDDLGDRDHAIADYTSAIRLDPSDALYYNNRGNSYSGKDDYEHALADYNQAIKLDPKFALAYFNRGTALRDHGEADRALADFDRSIKLDPTYGPAYGNRARVFRDKGDRARALADFDRSLRLSPNNDLDYYARASMYFDTHDYALALEDYDRAIKANPSYSGVFNSRCMTRAIVGRLQEALADCEQSLRMEPNDPDTLDSRALTHLKLGNLDAAIADYDAALNAKPQFDSSLYGRGLAKRKKGDNEGGERDIAAAKAINAGIADAFAHYGVE, from the coding sequence ATGACATGCAATCGCAAGACCGCTACCCTGACCGCGCTGTGGACGATCGGCACCGCATTGATCCTGCTTGCGCTTCCGGCCGCCGCACAATCCCCATCGCCGGCGCAGGCCCGGCAATGGTGCTTCGGCACCGACGAGGTCAGCGACGACCAGCGCCTCGCCGGCTGCTCGGCCGTGCTCAAGACCAACCCTTCCCATGCACGGGCGCTGGCCAACCGCGGCGAGACGTTCCGCCGCAAGGGCGAGGCCGAGCGGGCATTGGCCGACCTCAATCGCGCCATCGATCTCGATCCAAAGGACGCCATCGCCTGGTACAATCGCGGCATCGCCTATGACGATCTCGGCGATCGCGACCATGCCATCGCCGACTATACCAGCGCGATCCGGCTCGATCCCAGTGACGCCCTCTATTACAACAACCGCGGCAATTCCTACAGCGGCAAGGACGACTACGAGCATGCACTCGCCGACTACAATCAGGCGATCAAGCTCGATCCGAAATTCGCCCTCGCCTATTTCAACCGCGGTACCGCTCTGCGTGACCACGGCGAGGCCGATCGTGCCCTCGCCGATTTCGACAGGTCGATCAAGCTCGATCCGACTTATGGCCCGGCCTATGGCAACCGTGCGCGCGTCTTCCGCGACAAGGGCGACCGCGCCCGCGCGCTGGCCGATTTCGACAGGTCGCTGCGGCTCTCTCCGAACAACGACCTCGACTACTATGCGCGCGCGAGCATGTATTTCGATACGCATGATTACGCGCTGGCGCTGGAGGACTACGACCGCGCGATCAAGGCCAATCCGAGCTATTCCGGCGTGTTCAATTCGCGCTGCATGACGCGCGCGATCGTCGGACGTTTGCAGGAGGCGCTTGCCGATTGCGAGCAGTCGCTGCGGATGGAGCCCAACGACCCTGACACGCTCGACAGCCGCGCCCTCACCCATCTCAAGCTCGGCAATCTCGACGCGGCGATTGCCGACTATGACGCAGCGCTGAACGCAAAGCCGCAGTTCGACAGTTCACTCTATGGCCGCGGGCTTGCGAAGCGTAAGAAGGGCGACAACGAAGGCGGCGAGCGCGACATCGCGGCAGCGAAAGCGATCAATGCCGGCATCGCCGATGCGTTCGCGCATTACGGTGTCGAGTAA
- a CDS encoding acetylornithine transaminase, translated as MTTHPYDALMDITARPKAVFVRGAGSYLWDDSRKRYLDFVQGWAVNCLGHSPPGVADALASQAKRLLTPSPAFYNEPSLKLADALVENSAFDQVFFANSGAEANEGAIKLARKYGSLHRGGAFEIISFGGGFHGRTLATMSASGKKAFEPLFEPKVSGFKKAKLNDIASVEKLICANTVAVMLEPIQGESGVWPASDQFLQELRALTEAHGLLLIFDEIQTGMGRTGKLFHYEHTGIAPDIMTLGKGIGGGVPLAALLATERASCFEHGDQGGTFNGNPIMCAAGLAVLEEVSKPDFLKTVTETGLLLESELQKISARHGLGGVRGRGLLLALDLKLPIAPGIVAQAFEQGVLLNAPQVDSLRFMPALNVTRGEIAEMIDCLDGILTKAGAARRVA; from the coding sequence ATGACGACGCATCCCTACGACGCGCTGATGGACATCACCGCACGGCCGAAGGCAGTGTTCGTCCGCGGCGCGGGCTCCTACCTCTGGGACGACAGCCGCAAGCGCTATCTCGATTTCGTGCAGGGCTGGGCCGTGAACTGCCTCGGCCACTCCCCGCCCGGGGTCGCCGACGCGCTCGCGTCGCAGGCGAAACGGCTGCTCACGCCGAGCCCGGCTTTCTACAACGAGCCGAGCCTGAAGCTCGCCGACGCGCTGGTCGAAAACAGCGCGTTCGACCAGGTGTTCTTTGCCAATTCGGGGGCGGAAGCCAATGAGGGCGCGATCAAGCTCGCGCGCAAATATGGCAGCCTCCACAGAGGCGGCGCGTTCGAGATCATCAGCTTCGGGGGCGGCTTTCACGGCCGCACGCTGGCGACGATGTCGGCCTCGGGCAAGAAAGCGTTCGAGCCGCTGTTCGAGCCGAAGGTATCAGGCTTCAAGAAGGCGAAGCTGAACGACATCGCCTCGGTTGAGAAGCTGATCTGCGCCAACACTGTCGCGGTCATGCTCGAGCCGATCCAGGGTGAATCCGGTGTGTGGCCGGCGAGCGATCAGTTCCTGCAGGAGCTGCGCGCGCTGACCGAGGCGCATGGGCTGCTGCTCATTTTCGACGAGATCCAGACCGGCATGGGCCGGACCGGAAAGCTCTTCCACTATGAGCACACCGGCATTGCGCCCGACATCATGACGCTCGGCAAGGGCATCGGCGGCGGCGTGCCGCTCGCAGCGCTGCTGGCGACCGAACGCGCCTCCTGCTTCGAGCACGGCGATCAGGGCGGCACGTTCAACGGCAACCCGATCATGTGCGCGGCCGGGCTCGCCGTGCTCGAGGAGGTCTCCAAGCCGGACTTCCTCAAGACGGTCACCGAGACCGGCCTGCTGCTCGAAAGCGAGTTGCAAAAGATCTCCGCCCGGCATGGCCTCGGCGGCGTGCGGGGACGCGGGCTGCTGCTCGCGCTCGACCTCAAGCTACCGATCGCGCCCGGGATCGTCGCGCAGGCGTTCGAACAAGGCGTGCTCCTGAACGCGCCGCAGGTCGACAGCTTGCGCTTCATGCCGGCGCTGAACGTCACGCGAGGTGAGATCGCCGAGATGATCGATTGTCTCGACGGGATTTTGACCAAGGCCGGCGCGGCACGGCGCGTGGCGTAG
- the metG gene encoding methionine--tRNA ligase, which produces MTKILITSALPYVNGVKHLGNLIGSLLPADVHARFRRQIGDEVLFICATDEHGTPAELAALKAGEEVGEFCARQHATQADIYRRFGLSFDHFGRTSSPENAALTQHFYRRLDAAGLIDERELRQVWSPVDQRFLADRYVVGTCPHCAYREARGDQCDGCGALLDPDELVAPRSALSGDTALEIRPTRHLFLRQSRLVETLRTWIDQRSGWPPFVVSTARSWLTAELRDRCITRDLTWGIPVPRAGFETKVFYVWFDAPIGYIAATQEWAAAAPGRDWQRWWWQADDVRYIQFLGKDNVPFHAVSFPATLLGSGEPWKTVDVIKGFHWLTYEGGKFSTSAQRGVFTDAALEELPADLWRWWLIANAPESADTDFSVRRFVADVNKDLADVFGNLANRIISFAHAAFEGRIPEGGEPSDLELELAAELDKRIVSLRRHHEDLEFRAAAAETRAIWSAANAYLQQAAPWTAIKSDRVRAAVATRTGLNLVRLSAVLAWSIIPELSERVLSAFGGDDVVPDWPLQPCRELFDRDAGSPVKKLAPIVAKIDPDKAAHLAKRFGTA; this is translated from the coding sequence GACGTGCATGCGCGGTTCAGACGGCAAATCGGCGACGAGGTTCTCTTCATCTGTGCGACCGACGAGCACGGGACGCCGGCCGAGCTGGCCGCGCTCAAAGCAGGTGAGGAGGTCGGCGAATTCTGCGCCCGGCAGCACGCCACCCAGGCCGATATCTATCGCCGCTTCGGCCTGTCGTTCGATCATTTCGGTCGGACCTCATCGCCAGAAAATGCGGCGCTGACCCAGCACTTCTATCGCCGGCTCGACGCGGCCGGGCTGATCGACGAACGCGAATTGCGCCAGGTCTGGTCGCCGGTCGATCAGCGATTTCTTGCCGACCGCTATGTGGTGGGGACCTGTCCGCATTGCGCGTACCGCGAGGCGAGGGGCGACCAGTGCGACGGCTGCGGCGCGCTGCTCGATCCCGACGAATTGGTCGCGCCGCGCTCGGCGCTGTCTGGCGATACGGCGCTCGAGATCCGTCCGACGCGACATCTGTTCCTGCGTCAGTCTCGTCTGGTCGAAACGCTGCGGACCTGGATCGACCAACGCTCCGGCTGGCCGCCCTTCGTGGTATCGACGGCCAGAAGCTGGCTGACGGCGGAGCTCAGGGATCGCTGCATCACCCGCGATCTGACCTGGGGCATTCCGGTTCCGCGCGCGGGCTTCGAGACCAAGGTGTTTTACGTCTGGTTCGATGCGCCGATCGGCTACATCGCCGCCACGCAGGAATGGGCGGCCGCCGCGCCCGGCCGTGATTGGCAGCGTTGGTGGTGGCAGGCCGATGATGTCCGATACATCCAGTTTCTCGGCAAGGACAACGTGCCATTCCATGCCGTCAGCTTTCCCGCGACGCTGCTCGGTTCAGGCGAGCCCTGGAAGACCGTCGATGTCATCAAGGGCTTTCACTGGCTCACCTACGAAGGCGGGAAATTCTCGACCAGCGCACAGCGTGGCGTTTTCACCGACGCAGCTTTGGAAGAGCTGCCGGCCGACCTCTGGAGATGGTGGCTGATCGCCAACGCGCCGGAGAGCGCAGACACCGATTTTTCCGTGCGGCGCTTCGTTGCCGACGTCAATAAGGACCTCGCCGACGTCTTCGGCAATCTCGCCAACCGGATCATCAGCTTTGCGCATGCGGCCTTCGAGGGCCGTATTCCCGAGGGCGGCGAGCCCTCGGATCTGGAGCTTGAGCTGGCGGCCGAGCTCGACAAGCGCATCGTCTCGCTGCGTCGCCATCACGAAGACCTGGAATTTCGTGCTGCCGCTGCAGAAACGCGCGCAATATGGAGCGCGGCAAATGCCTATCTCCAGCAGGCAGCGCCGTGGACTGCAATCAAGTCCGACCGTGTCAGGGCCGCGGTTGCAACACGCACCGGCCTGAACCTCGTGCGTCTGTCGGCGGTGCTTGCATGGAGCATTATTCCAGAGCTGTCGGAGCGGGTCCTGAGCGCCTTCGGCGGCGATGACGTCGTCCCGGATTGGCCGCTACAGCCGTGCCGTGAGTTGTTCGATCGTGATGCCGGCAGTCCGGTCAAGAAGCTTGCCCCGATCGTCGCAAAGATTGACCCCGACAAGGCCGCGCATCTCGCGAAGCGTTTTGGCACCGCGTGA